From one Thermomicrobiales bacterium genomic stretch:
- a CDS encoding aldehyde dehydrogenase family protein: MQTTLDSYKLVIDGQQVDAAEGATFETISPANNEAVGRIAKAGIEDVNRAVAAARRAFDDGRWSKMTPLERTKRMRRMADIIRERVDELSRLETLNSGKIIVEARADVLNSAICIDYYASLAGQTWGETIPMNGPLLDYTVREPIGVCAQIIPWNFPMLMAAWKIAPALATGNTIVLKPASNTPITALLLGQIALEAGIPDGVLNVLSGPGATIGAALCEHPDVDKVAFTGETETGRGILRQSASTIKKVTLELGGKSPNIVFADADIDEAVRGSLFAIFTNAGQRCTARTRLFLHESIHDKFLSDFLARTAQIRVGDPLDWDTQMGPVVSRAQCDRILSFIDKAKSEGANVAHGGARVDAAALANGNFVQPTVLDRVHNDMTIAQEEVFGPVLSVIPFKDDDEVAAMANNTIYGLAATIWTNDVKRAHRMAAAIRAGNVSINYPTVNPPEAPFGGYKQSGLGRELSRHAMDLYTEVKNVVVNLNPQPFDWYGRWPEKP, translated from the coding sequence GTGCAGACAACATTAGACTCATACAAGCTGGTTATCGACGGCCAGCAGGTCGATGCCGCTGAAGGGGCAACGTTCGAAACGATCTCACCCGCGAACAACGAGGCAGTCGGCCGGATCGCAAAGGCCGGAATCGAGGATGTGAACCGCGCCGTGGCTGCGGCGAGGCGCGCATTCGATGACGGTCGCTGGTCGAAGATGACGCCATTGGAGCGCACGAAGCGGATGCGCAGAATGGCCGACATCATCCGCGAGCGTGTAGATGAACTGTCCCGCCTGGAGACGCTCAATTCCGGCAAGATCATCGTCGAGGCCCGCGCAGACGTGCTCAACTCGGCGATCTGCATCGACTATTACGCCAGCCTGGCCGGCCAGACCTGGGGCGAGACGATCCCGATGAATGGGCCGCTCCTGGACTACACCGTCCGAGAGCCAATCGGCGTCTGCGCGCAGATCATCCCGTGGAATTTCCCGATGTTGATGGCCGCCTGGAAGATCGCCCCTGCCCTGGCGACTGGCAACACCATCGTCCTCAAGCCTGCCAGCAACACGCCGATCACCGCGCTTCTGCTCGGTCAGATTGCCCTCGAGGCCGGCATCCCCGACGGTGTGCTGAACGTGCTGAGCGGGCCCGGCGCGACGATCGGCGCGGCGCTCTGCGAGCATCCCGACGTCGATAAGGTTGCCTTCACCGGCGAGACCGAGACAGGACGCGGCATCCTGCGCCAGTCGGCCAGCACGATCAAGAAGGTCACCCTCGAGCTTGGGGGCAAGAGCCCGAACATCGTCTTCGCCGACGCCGATATCGACGAGGCAGTCCGCGGGTCGCTGTTCGCCATCTTCACCAATGCCGGGCAGCGCTGCACCGCGCGAACACGGCTCTTCCTCCACGAGTCGATCCACGACAAGTTCTTGTCCGACTTCCTCGCCCGCACGGCGCAGATTCGCGTCGGGGATCCGCTCGACTGGGACACGCAGATGGGGCCGGTCGTCTCGCGCGCGCAGTGTGACCGGATTCTGTCGTTCATCGATAAGGCGAAGAGCGAAGGCGCCAATGTCGCTCACGGCGGAGCACGGGTCGATGCCGCCGCGCTTGCGAACGGCAACTTCGTCCAGCCAACCGTGCTGGACCGAGTGCATAACGATATGACGATTGCCCAGGAGGAAGTCTTCGGCCCGGTCCTGTCGGTTATCCCGTTCAAGGATGACGACGAAGTCGCGGCGATGGCTAACAACACGATCTACGGCCTGGCAGCGACGATCTGGACAAACGATGTCAAACGCGCTCACCGGATGGCAGCCGCCATCCGGGCGGGCAATGTGTCAATCAACTACCCGACGGTCAACCCGCCGGAAGCGCCGTTCGGTGGCTACAAGCAGTCCGGCCTCGGCCGCGAACTGTCGCGCCATGCGATGGATCTCTATACCGAGGTCAAGAACGTCGTCGTCAATCTCAACCCGCAGCCATTCGACTGGTATGGCCGCTGGCCGGAGAAGCCGTAG
- a CDS encoding YbaK/EbsC family protein, translating to MQDQPLLSRIQQVARQRAAANDAAHDAAHLARVVANARLLADAEIVAGRPVDRHVVEAAAWLHDVIALPKGQGAPGEAARLSSAEARTILRDLGAGDAFAEHVASAVESHSFSGGVEPRTPEARIVQDADRLDALGAIGIARLWVTGAMLGGSLYDPDDPLGVRRELDDRAWGLDHIERKLLRLPALMQTDAGRAEAERRAEFVRCFRDQLLREIGIDAPTLLDRLIARGEIHARMIEPGVPTPTVADAAAAIGVDPRQIIKSLLFTDGRDEVVLAVLSGSSRVDRLRLADVAGLSRVKMAPAELVLARTGYPAGGTPPVGHIEALPVIVDEQVADLPVVFGGGGRVDSLLEIRPAEILRVTGARVADIAESSR from the coding sequence ATGCAAGACCAGCCGTTACTGTCACGAATCCAGCAGGTGGCCCGCCAACGCGCGGCGGCGAATGACGCCGCACACGATGCGGCGCACCTTGCGCGAGTCGTCGCCAATGCGCGTCTGCTGGCGGATGCTGAGATAGTGGCCGGCCGGCCGGTCGATCGTCACGTCGTCGAGGCCGCCGCCTGGCTGCATGACGTGATCGCGCTGCCGAAGGGACAAGGCGCGCCCGGCGAGGCCGCCCGTCTCTCCTCCGCCGAAGCTCGGACGATCCTTCGCGATCTCGGGGCGGGCGACGCGTTCGCCGAACACGTTGCGAGCGCGGTCGAGTCGCACTCGTTTTCCGGCGGGGTTGAACCCAGGACGCCCGAGGCGCGGATTGTTCAGGACGCCGACCGGCTCGACGCGCTCGGCGCGATCGGCATCGCCCGATTGTGGGTGACCGGCGCGATGCTCGGTGGATCGCTGTATGATCCGGACGATCCACTTGGTGTCAGGCGCGAACTCGATGATCGGGCCTGGGGACTCGACCATATCGAACGCAAGCTGTTGCGGCTTCCGGCGCTGATGCAGACCGATGCGGGACGGGCGGAAGCCGAGCGCCGCGCCGAGTTTGTCCGTTGCTTTCGCGACCAGCTACTACGCGAGATCGGCATCGACGCCCCCACGCTTCTTGACCGGCTGATTGCGAGAGGCGAGATCCACGCGCGGATGATCGAGCCGGGCGTGCCGACGCCGACGGTGGCGGACGCCGCCGCAGCGATTGGCGTCGATCCGCGACAGATCATCAAGTCCCTTCTCTTCACCGACGGTCGTGACGAGGTTGTGCTGGCAGTGTTGTCGGGATCGTCACGAGTCGATCGATTGCGGCTTGCCGACGTTGCCGGGCTGTCGCGAGTGAAGATGGCGCCAGCGGAACTGGTGCTCGCGCGAACAGGCTACCCCGCCGGCGGCACGCCACCAGTTGGACACATCGAAGCGCTTCCGGTTATCGTCGACGAGCAGGTTGCCGACCTGCCGGTTGTCTTCGGTGGCGGCGGGCGCGTCGATTCTCTGCTGGAGATCCGGCCGGCCGAGATCCTCCGTGTCACCGGCGCCCGCGTCGCGGATATTGCTGAATCTTCGCGCTGA
- the greA gene encoding transcription elongation factor GreA — protein MYERTLVTSDGLAQLKAEYQELITVKRPEVIRAIAAAREEGDLRENGGYHAARHDQTLIEGRIKQLEQMLKRVEIIDEEAASTASTVRLGSTVTIDIDGDEETYTIVGAVEANPTEGRISNESPVGKALIGHGVGQAVVIHTPHAILKARILAIG, from the coding sequence ATGTACGAACGAACATTAGTTACGTCCGACGGTCTGGCGCAACTGAAGGCCGAATATCAGGAGCTGATTACCGTCAAGAGGCCCGAAGTGATTCGCGCGATCGCTGCCGCTCGGGAAGAGGGTGATCTGCGCGAAAACGGTGGGTACCACGCCGCTCGCCACGATCAGACGCTGATCGAGGGCCGCATCAAGCAGCTGGAACAGATGCTGAAGCGCGTTGAGATTATCGACGAAGAGGCTGCCAGCACGGCCAGCACTGTTCGCCTTGGTTCGACGGTGACGATCGATATCGACGGAGACGAGGAGACGTATACGATCGTCGGGGCGGTCGAGGCCAATCCGACCGAAGGGCGAATCTCGAATGAGTCGCCGGTTGGGAAAGCGCTGATCGGACATGGTGTCGGTCAGGCGGTTGTCATTCATACACCGCACGCTATTCTCAAGGCGCGCATCCTGGCTATCGGCTGA
- a CDS encoding YciI family protein, which yields MKFATTIIYADDADTIARVRPTHREYLTKLKEQGQLWASGPFEDDSGALIIYEADDHQAAEALIQNDPFNKAGVFQSYTMKPWRQVF from the coding sequence GTGAAGTTCGCGACGACCATCATCTACGCTGATGATGCCGACACGATCGCCCGGGTGCGCCCGACTCATCGGGAATACCTCACGAAGCTGAAGGAGCAGGGCCAACTCTGGGCCTCCGGGCCGTTTGAGGACGACTCTGGCGCGCTCATCATCTACGAGGCCGACGATCACCAGGCCGCCGAAGCGCTTATCCAGAACGATCCCTTCAACAAGGCCGGCGTGTTTCAATCGTACACGATGAAGCCTTGGCGACAGGTCTTCTGA
- a CDS encoding MmcQ/YjbR family DNA-binding protein, with amino-acid sequence MGTEAAAALRERLSGDLRGWPFARRGNVFGNPALTVPGTLFAFFRADHLVVKASPAVRATLLTSPDVSEWVPEGSGMRSFGDWVAVPVAGRSDADLHAILDDAYQRATGFAPSSMDPPIDL; translated from the coding sequence ATGGGCACTGAGGCGGCGGCTGCGCTGCGGGAACGGCTGTCTGGCGATCTCCGCGGCTGGCCGTTTGCCCGCCGGGGCAATGTCTTCGGCAATCCCGCGCTGACCGTTCCCGGCACGCTCTTCGCGTTCTTTCGCGCCGATCATCTCGTCGTCAAAGCGTCGCCCGCAGTTCGTGCCACCTTGCTGACATCTCCCGACGTCTCCGAGTGGGTTCCCGAGGGTAGCGGCATGCGCTCATTCGGCGATTGGGTCGCTGTGCCAGTCGCCGGCCGCAGCGATGCGGATCTCCATGCGATTCTCGACGACGCCTATCAACGCGCGACGGGTTTCGCGCCGTCGAGCATGGATCCGCCGATCGATCTCTGA